The Triticum aestivum cultivar Chinese Spring chromosome 4B, IWGSC CS RefSeq v2.1, whole genome shotgun sequence sequence CTAGCGCAGCAGGCAGGAGGCGCATGTTAGTAGGGTCAACCTCGACCAGCACCGGCAGCGGCACTCCGGCGCGTGCTATTCCctcctgccaccaccaccaccaccacccccacacGGCGCATGTCGCCGCTGCCCCACAACCCAACCACATGTCGACCGATCATGGCCGCATCCCTACTTAAATTTACAGACGCACATTCTTTTCTACTGCGTTATGGGCTTGGCGCCAAAATATGATCAGCGCTACTTGTGGACTCATCACGTGCAACCGTCGATCATGATGATGAATAGCATGGAGAGCCGGCTAGAGTTAGTTTATTTATTATGATAATAATAACAACATGTATATAATCATTTGGTAAGTATATATAGGTTACTATCGACCTGACCTGACCTGACGGGGTAACTAATGTTTGTACCACTACCTGGCTGATTATGTGCATACATCACATGTGAGCTGTGAGGTGAGGCGGTGCAAGTGAGTAGTAATTAACTTAAACCTGTCAGGTTCCACTGCTGCCTAAGGCTGCTGCTCAGCTCATACGTCATACCCAACCTCCCCTGAAAAATGAGCTTGGATCGTCCCTCCCACGGTGGCAAGAGCTGTGTGCCATGCCATGTCATCCGGCGTTGCAGCACTGCGGCCTGCCCTGCCGCAGCTTCTCCCAGAGGCACAGCATCTGCCCCGGCGACTGGTAGTGCGCCGTCAGGTAGTCGTCGGCGCACCCCGCCTGGCAGAACCCCGCGCCGTGGACGTACTCCACGccgccggtgccgccgccggcgtcgAGCTGCCCCACCCACATGCCCACGCTCACGTCCTCCATCTTGAACAGCTGCCATGGCCAAAGCAGAGCGCAATCATTCGTTTGTTAATACAAGGTGATGTACTATGTATTGATGATTGATGGATGAACGGATACAACTTTTGGCTTTtctggtgtggtgtggtgtggcaTGGGCCATCTTTTCGGCCCACGCGTGATTGGGCCCCCGATTTTCGATCAGAATCGGCATCATTCATAGCACCAAACTTTAAACCAGCCCAGCCAGATGGTGCCTGGCTCTCGAGTGCTTGTGTGGAATGTGGAATGTGAGATGCAGTCACTACATGGGATCACATTCCCAAATGCCACTTGATAACTGACATGGAATGAAACACAGAGGATGAAAGGTGTTTTAGGTGCGGAGGGCTTACATTCAGCCTGCCCTTCTCCATCTCCGACGCGACGAAGCCGGCGATGTCGGAAGAAACAATGTAGCCAGCGCCGTCGGCGTACGTCGGGTAGGTGTCCCTGGGCCACTCCTGGAATTTGAGCGGGGAATGTCACCAAAGAGGTCAGCGCGGCGGCACAGGACGAGGTCAATAATGATGGCGCGCCAATGATTGCGCTAACGAACGAATGTAGTTAGCCAGCATGATTACATGAGACAATAAACATATTCATGTGGGCAGCGCATACCAGTCGTTCATGTAATCATGTGGTTCTCATGTACCATTATTTGGCACATCAGGAACATGAACACGCTGTCTGTGTTGCTAAGTCCAGGAACTGTAATAGGACTGATGAGTGGCGACACAAAAACAATGCTGTTCATGAGCAGTAATCGTCTGAAATTGACGCGGTCGACAAAAAGTTTGTACAACACTGGTTTGGTATCTTCTTTCTGATGAAACTTAATGCAGCTCCTATGTACTGGTTTGTCTTTCTGGGAGATACTGTTCATCGTTATGGATGTTGTCACAGGACGTGAGCATTTAATTACTTTTGATCACTTGAGTAAAAAGAGATGCAAGTAGTCAATCTGTGTAATTTCAAGATAACATTTGCCGATGAGATTTGCAGAAACAGGAGAAAAATGCAGTAGTTCACTTCACCTCGTATGAGACGGCCCATTTTCCTTCTCGGAGTGGTCTGTGGTAGTAGTTCATGTTCCCCATGTAGAAGCTTTTATCTTCTGGGATTTTCTTGATTTCAGCCATGACTGAATCAAGCCTAACAAAGGTATCATCATCGCACTTCATGACATACCTCGCAGCAACAACACGAGCCTTCAAGGACAAAGTATAAATAAATTAAAAAGAACATTGAGATTGCATAAGAACTGTCCAAAAGGTAATTTAAAGTCAGTGTGACAATGTTAAATCCACCCCTTATGCTACATACCGCATACTCGCAGATGGCAACAGTCTTCAGAACAACCAGGTCGTAGCTATCCACAAAGGGCACAATGATAATGTCCCCGAAGAAATCCGCTTCTTTCTTCAAATCTTCATTAACTTCCCTTCTTCCATTCTGCCCTGAAACATGGTTTGGTTATATATCTTGTCAtgagaagaagggaaagaaagcTGCCGGAACTAAACGGCGAGACAATAAATTACCAAGGCGACAAAAAACCGAGCCATGGTACTTGATGAATTTCGAACTGCAGACATCCATGATCTCCTCACAGCCATGCGCTCGGTGAAGTGGCTTCCTGCTGAAAGGATGCCTATGAACAGCTCCACAGGTTCTTCAGGTGGAGGGGCTTTCAGTTCGGACAGCAACTCCAGATTTCTTTGCAAGATGTTAGGATGGACCGCAGGTAATGTACCGGCAAACATTGATTCAACCTCAATATCACCATTTGCTTGCACCGTAGCGACATCCTCGAGGTCAAAGCCCTTGAAAGAACAAATGGTAATCAATGAATTGGCGCATCAGCAAATCTTGCCAAAATAACAGTGGGGAGGAGCTGATCTACGTCCTAACCACATTTTCATTTGAAATGCTAATCTACATCCTAACCACAGCAAAGATGTGCACAGGTTCCAGCTAGGAAGTATAGAAGCACACATTGTAGGACAACTGCAGAAGGAAACACTACTTACAACACGATAAGGAAAAGACGCGACATGCCTCCCATCAACTTGAACATGATAACCTTCCAAGCCGGAGCTTATTGTTAGAGCAAATAATTCACCCTCCACAAAAGGATAAGGCCAATCTATCAAACCCCTGCTGCTCTGTCCAGCAACACGGTTACGCAGCAACATACTCTTCAACTCCTCAAGTGTACCACCAGTGTTCCAGGTCCATTGCTCACATGTCACCAATCCATCAACTGCGCCACATGAAAGCAATATAAGAAAATCTTGCGATGATCACCAGATAATCTACCACATGTTAAACATTTTCTCAGCTCAAATTATTAGTAGAGCTCTCTTATTAGTAATGTAAATACTAAATGGACGTCCGGTGGGAATCACCAGCCCTAAAGCATTTGCAAGGAATTTATCATCAGGCCATCAAATAGATATTCCATCAAATGGATATCCATAGGAACCATGTAAATACCAAATATAATCAAACTATATTAGGAGAGGTCAGGCAGCAGTACCGCACATGTTATTGTCCTCTAGTACTATTTTAGTTACCAAAGCCAAAGTAGAAAATGGATGAAATTTGCCATCAAAATTTGTCGGTGTGAGTAATATGACAGGGTATGGATGATCTAGTAATGGTATAGCATCCACTGCTGATCATCAATCTACTTAGGTTTTTTTAGATGATAAATACAGTTGTCAGCCACCTGCCATCCGAGTCAGCTCAAAACTATCTGAAATGGGATCTTGGAGGTTATGTAAAGCTTGGCAAGTTCAGGTTAAAAACAACAGGTCTTGAAATTCAAGGTTGAAAATTGAGCATCTGCAACAGTTCAGAACTTCAGAGTTCAAAATTGAGCATCTTGAAATCCTCCTATCTATTCACACGGAGGAGAAATATAAGCATTTAGCGGGTATCATACAGTTGGAAATGAGAGCACGAAGACTGCTGTTAGGAAAACAAAGAGACTATCCAGAACCAAGGATGACCTATACTAAATGTGACAACGTCACAAGTTCATTTTCCATATGATGCAATAGTAACCGGTAAAAACGTAAGGTGTCTATATGGGTCCTCAACACAAAggaggcaaggaggcaattctacATTTTATCAAAACACACCGAGATCAGATGAGCTCGGGAGCTGAAATGGATATTCGGGCGTGTCATCTATATCAAGGCAAATAGGTCTGCTGAACCTAACTCAGTGGGGGAGTGAATGTACAATCCCACCACCCAGGTTCATGTCCTCGTGTATCTTCAAAGAAAATTACCTGACTCCTCCGTAAACAGTTACTATGCCTTACAGATTCTTTGGACACATTCAATTGTTTCACTGTTGCAAAAACTGACATCCAGCAAAAATCCCTAGATTACTCCTCAAAACTCGAATACACTCGTAGTTCTCCCCTCTTGTTGTTACCTTTGGATATGTTGAAACGGCACGGTGTACATCAATGCCAAGGGCCAAGGGCCATGGATCAAGATCAGTGGTATAGTTATCAAACATGGCGAGTGAGGATGCTACACTTTCCGAAACATATTCAACGTGCCAAAATATGCGAATGAATGGTCAGTCTAATCTACGTGCATGAATCAACTGAAGGATCTTGTTTCACTGCCGGAAACATCCAGCAAAAATCCCTGGATCACTCCGCAAAGCTCGAATACACTCATTTTTCTCCCCTGTTCTTATTAACTTTGGAAATGCTGAAATGGGCCATGGATGGATCAAACAGCGGTATAGCGATGGCAGTACAGTTATCAAACATGGCGAGTGAGGATGCTGCACTTTCTGAGAACAGCGCGCTTTTGCGCTGCACAGGACAAATGCTACGAAATCATTGAAATTTTCCAAAAGGAACCTAGAGCCGTTTCACCAAACATGGTACTGCGATGGAGCCCCAATGAGGTTAAGCACCGATCACGAAACATGACACTGAATGCAGATCGTATGTACAGGCCACTTGGTTAATTACCATTTACCAGCACATATGCACTAGTGGTGGTACTAATATATGTATAGCCTAGAGCATTAGAGCTCCCCACAGATTGGTTGGTAATTAGTAGGAGTACTAACAACTGCAGTGATCCTGCTGTGCGTGTGTACTGCTGCTAACGAAAATGTTTGATAGTATGTGTCACCGTGGAATGTAATCAGGGGTGAAATTTGCAGGTGAAAATTGAGTGAGAGTATGCAGAGCAGGTGACGCACCGGTGTCCTCGTCGGAGCGGCGCCAGCCCTCGCAGCGGAGCGCGGGGCCCCACTGGCCGCGGAAGCGGGTGTTGAGCTCGACGACGGGGCGGCCGCTCCAGTCGCCCCGGAGGCGCGGGTTGAGGTGGAGGATGGTGGTGGCGGCGTCCCCGTCCCCCGCGCCCCGCAGCTCCACCGCGAACTGCGCCAGGCCGCCTTCGCCGGGCACCCGCCGCGGCCGGGCCACCACCGTGACGTGGGACCCCAGCGCCAGCCCGCATTGCAGGGCGAGGGCGCGGGGCGCGCCGGCGGCCCGGAGCGTGTCGGCGGGCCGCGCGACGGAGGTCGGGCAccgcggcggcgcggggcacggggagggcgtcgcggcggaggatgaggaggcgGAGAGGGCGTCGCGGAGGAGGCGTGCGCCGTCGCGGAACGCGCGGGCGGCCGCCGCGTGCAGCGGCGTGCCGGCGTCCAGCGCGCGCACGTCGATCCGGGAGACGTCGAGGCGGCGCCTGTTGCGCGGGGACGCCGGGGTGGGGAGCCGCGGACGGGCGACGTCGGAGCCGGTGGCCTcggcggcggtgagggcgacgGAGACGGTGGTGGGGCCGAGGGGGCGGCCGGGGTAGCGGAGGGAGAGCGCGGCGGCGTAgaggagcgcggcggcgggcaggagcagcagcagcagcggccggagcccggcggcggggcggcgcggccggcGCATGTCTCGCTGTCTCTGGTGGGACGCCGCTGGCCGGCCGGCTGCCCGCGTCGCGTCGTGCGGCTTCTTCGTCGGTTACGTTTGGAGCTTGCTCCGAGGAGGGAAAGGTTGGAACTTTCCCCGGGGTTTAAGACGGCAGGAGATTATTACTACGAGATACCCATTTCCTACCCCGGTTTGCCCGCCGACGATACGGCGGGCGCACGGCCGTGGCGTGCGGCGTTTCTTTGGAGATTGTTAATTGCGCCGTTAATTGCCGCtgccccgctcagctccggccatTGCTGCTTGccttgtgtgtgtgcgtgcgtgcactCAAAAATGTTGCTTttgcttggagggctaagcatacATCGTACACTTCCACATCTGTTGACACGTTGAAGATTGGGGGGTACGTAGTGCGGCTGATTGCGCACAATCTGGGCAGTTGTTTCCCATAAAGCAATCTCTCACGAAAGCGTAGTTGCAATCGTAAGCACGAGACATATCCAGGAGGCAACTTGGGCAGGATCTAGTCAGCACCAGCCCCCCCAGCTTTCTGCCCTCTGTTCCCCAGCATATCTGCAGCTAGCGAGGGTTAAGTACTTATTAAGTTTGACAGCGAAATGGATTACGACAGTTTCATTTATTTTCTACCCCCTCGGTGTACAAATGTACGCCTTTTCGCCGTTTAATCCCGCACTGAAAGGGTTGGACGCGTTTTGCTGCGCCGTTAGTGTTGTTGGGTCTCTGTAAATTTCTTACTCACTGTTTCAAAATAGAAGGTCTATTAGTTTTTTCTAAAAGCCAAACCTCTTTAGGTTTGATCAAATTGTTTTTGCGAATAAAGGTTTGATCAAATTAGTAGAGAAGTATATCAAAATCCATAGCATCAAATTGGCataattagattcatcatgaaatctctactacctaaaagaaacgtAGCGTTCCCTTTCCCCTCTTATGTCCCCCACGCTTCGTCCAACCGACCCCCTCCTACGCTTTCATTTTTGGCAATCAGATCACTCTTTGGTAGTAATTAATCATTTCTTTGGCAATGCACTAAATTTCCGGACGACAATCAATTTCTTCTTTGGTAAGAATGGTAAACAATAAATTCTTGGGAAGGAATCAATCATGGTAGGTAATCAAGCGAGGACCCCAGACACCGCCTTCTTATTGTGGTCTATACATGCCTCCCCGTTTGTGGAGCCCTCCCCACGTTCCATTCCTCCTCTCCCATGGAGCGCCACCATCCCGTTTCCTATGCTTCCCCGGACCGGCGCCACACCTCATCCCATCCCCTCTCCTATCTCTCCTAGAAATCATGATGGGGTGGTTGTCAGGGCCGGATCTAAAGAACCACAGGGCTACGCCATCCTACGACGATGGTCAGAGATTCCGGCGAAGGCGCGCAAGGGCATGTTGGCTATTACCTGAAAGGGGAAGCAGAAGTTGACCGGAGACCTCAATGGTAGTGCAACTTTTATCACCCAACGGCCTCATCTACCTTGTCTTTAACTCATCTCCATCGACCACAGACGCCTGCAAGGGCAGAGATACGTCAACGCCATCGTGTTCTTCACACTGCTCCATCACCGTGGCAAGCGGGCGGAGCGGGTGGAGGCGCCACCTCAACACATCGTCGGACTGTCGAGGAAGTTCATCAAAAGGAAGAGCTCGAGAATTTGAAGGTCTACTGACTGCCTCACTATCCATTTAGGTCACTTTATctcttacctccagaaaaaaaaatcccgattgctctctccctcgtgttcttgctctcaaaactgagattttcgatctctttgctcgaagctctgtttTTGAAACTATTTGGGGGATttctccttggtatgtgactcatcGATTGCTCCACTTGGTTTTTGTTTTTGTGGATTATACTATGCATAATTAGCTGCTCTTGGTGCTACTgaaaatgagcttgcatgttgaattctttgagttccaagtagtttgaatgcttgattagCCTCTACACATTCATATGAGTAGTTCCTATCAATCTTGTAAACTTTTGTTGACACCTTTTATGgtccaaaaatttcagaaatttgttCTTGGGAAAATAAATTCTTTCAGAGAAGTTCTTTGAGCCAGAGTCCCAAGGGGATCACCGGGGATGCCCCGGACTGTGACCTTAACATTCCGCGTAGGACAGAGGTCCGGCCATGCAAATTGCCACACAATGCTTTCATGAACGATGCCAGTTTTCATTCAGAGTTCATGCAATTCATTGCAAATGCCGGGTTGACCGACtcctcgcagatgagtgtgaccaataCCATTTGCCGGGTTGACCGACTtcctcgcagatgagtgtgaccaataCCACATCCGTACAAATTTCTTTGTGCAAAATTTCTATTTCATGCATAGGCTTGATATTCACATGGTACGTTTTGATTTATATGTTAAACATCATGAAATACCACTTATTGAGTTTTGTGAGATACATTTGATTCCTTCTGATAGGGAATTGATGGAGCCTCGACCAGAGGAGTTCGAGGGTTTCCTCCGTACTTTAACAATGGGAGAGTATATGGGCGTGTCGAGAGCCCAGCTACTAGCTTCCATTTTCTACTGTGCACTACTTTGCTTTATTCATAGATAAATGCTTGACTGCTAGGGAGAA is a genomic window containing:
- the LOC123090735 gene encoding hydroxyproline O-galactosyltransferase GALT5 isoform X2; this encodes MRRPRRPAAGLRPLLLLLLPAAALLYAAALSLRYPGRPLGPTTVSVALTAAEATGSDVARPRLPTPASPRNRRRLDVSRIDVRALDAGTPLHAAAARAFRDGARLLRDALSASSSSAATPSPCPAPPRCPTSVARPADTLRAAGAPRALALQCGLALGSHVTVVARPRRVPGEGGLAQFAVELRGAGDGDAATTILHLNPRLRGDWSGRPVVELNTRFRGQWGPALRCEGWRRSDEDTVDGLVTCEQWTWNTGGTLEELKSMLLRNRVAGQSSRGLIDWPYPFVEGELFALTISSGLEGYHVQVDGRHVASFPYRVGFDLEDVATVQANGDIEVESMFAGTLPAVHPNILQRNLELLSELKAPPPEEPVELFIGILSAGSHFTERMAVRRSWMSAVRNSSSTMARFFVALNGRREVNEDLKKEADFFGDIIIVPFVDSYDLVVLKTVAICEYAARVVAARYVMKCDDDTFVRLDSVMAEIKKIPEDKSFYMGNMNYYHRPLREGKWAVSYEFLDLATQTACSCS
- the LOC123090735 gene encoding hydroxyproline O-galactosyltransferase GALT5 isoform X1, giving the protein MRRPRRPAAGLRPLLLLLLPAAALLYAAALSLRYPGRPLGPTTVSVALTAAEATGSDVARPRLPTPASPRNRRRLDVSRIDVRALDAGTPLHAAAARAFRDGARLLRDALSASSSSAATPSPCPAPPRCPTSVARPADTLRAAGAPRALALQCGLALGSHVTVVARPRRVPGEGGLAQFAVELRGAGDGDAATTILHLNPRLRGDWSGRPVVELNTRFRGQWGPALRCEGWRRSDEDTVDGLVTCEQWTWNTGGTLEELKSMLLRNRVAGQSSRGLIDWPYPFVEGELFALTISSGLEGYHVQVDGRHVASFPYRVGFDLEDVATVQANGDIEVESMFAGTLPAVHPNILQRNLELLSELKAPPPEEPVELFIGILSAGSHFTERMAVRRSWMSAVRNSSSTMARFFVALNGRREVNEDLKKEADFFGDIIIVPFVDSYDLVVLKTVAICEYAARVVAARYVMKCDDDTFVRLDSVMAEIKKIPEDKSFYMGNMNYYHRPLREGKWAVSYEEWPRDTYPTYADGAGYIVSSDIAGFVASEMEKGRLNLFKMEDVSVGMWVGQLDAGGGTGGVEYVHGAGFCQAGCADDYLTAHYQSPGQMLCLWEKLRQGRPQCCNAG